The nucleotide sequence TTATATCCTCTTTGTTAGGAATTCCAACGCCTAAAAGCATTTTATACTCTAAATTGTTATATTTTGAGTCATCCTTTAATATTTCAGCAAAATCTTTGGGTAAATCAACAATCTCAACTTTTTCAAAGAATCCTGCTCCTATACTTCTCTTTCCTCCTAAACCCTCATCCTCTATTAATTTTATTGATGCTTCCAATCTTTTGATAAATTTTTTATCCTCATCACTCAACTCTTTTTCATCTTTTACTTTTTTTCCATCTTTTGTAATATTATAATCAATTAAGAAATAGAACTCAACATTTTCATTTAATTTCATGAATTCGACGTTGTATAATTGCCCCCTATCATCTTTTTCTAATGTAATATCTTTCAACCTATCCATTGCTATTTTCTGCTCTATCTGCCTTGATATTAAACTAATTTTTGCATTTTTAAGTTTATTTACTTTTATATTGAAGATTTTCTTTATTTTTTTAATTTCCTTTTTGGAAATAACAATTTTCTTATTTATTGTTCGATAATCAATGATATGCTTTATACCCTCCTCCCACTTTAATTCACCATCCAATAACTCTCTATATGCTTTTATTGAGAAAAATTGGATTTTTTTAATGTCTTTTGGTTTAATTCCTGAATTTTCTTTTAATTTATAAAATTTTGGATGCTCTGGTTTTGGGATTAGATAAATGTCATCTATTTTATACAATAGAGATGACAACCTAATGTTTTTTATTTTTTCTATATCCCTTTCTAAGTTTTCTTTTCCATATAGTTTGACATAATTATTTACTATTGCAGAGAATAAACTATTTGAATGGAAGATTTGGCTATTTCTTTCTAAACTCCCTTCCCCAAAATGAAATTTGCTGTTTATTTTTGGTTTTAATACTACCATCTTCATAATTCTCACCAAAAGTCAAAAAATACTTAAAAAACAATAATAGACAAAAGATAAAAATTACTGGTTGAAATTAATTGCTTTCCAAACATTTTCTAATTCAGATATTATTTTAGAATCATCCAATCCATCAATAATGTTTGATTCTTTTTTCTTCTCTGCATTTCCTTCATAGTATTCCTTTGGCTTACAAATAAGCTTTAAATTCTTAAATTTTATCTTTCCATATCCTCTACTTCCAGAACCACCTAAATAATCATCTTCTAATAACTTCATCCCTTCAATGAATTTTTTGATTAAGTTAATATCACTTTCTTTGTAAATGTTGAATACAACTTCAAATTTGAATTCACTTCCAGCTACAACTCTTTCAATAAATCTTGGATGTTGGGCAGTTCCTTTTATCCTATCTATAATATTTTCAGGTTTTATTTCTAAGTAATCATGAGGTTTCTTTTCATCTTTTAGCTGTAAATATGCATCTCTAACCATAATCCTAACTGGCTCTTTAATATTTTGAGAGTCGTGAGGTCCAAATAACAAGCAAATTTCACAATCTATATTTCCACAATTACACGGTAGATATCCTCCTTTATCTTTCACATATTTTCCATCTTTTTTTTCTAACAAAGCCCTAATTTTTCCTTTTAAAGAACTTCCCGGAATTAATATATTTCCAAATGCATCTCTAATAACAGGGTTATCAGTTCCTCCAATTTTTAATGTCTCTTTTGTCCCCCCAATATGCATCCCAGTTTTTAATTCAATAACTCCTTCTAAGATAACTTTTCCTTTTAGAGTTAAGTTTTCCATAATTTATCCCCCCAAAGTTTTATTATATTGTTATTCCGCATGGATTTTATGATAAGCAACTAATGCTTCAAAGAATGTCTTGAAATTTTTAAATTTGTCTTTATCATTATTTATTTCGTCTATTATTTTACTAAATGTCCCTGTTAATATTCCCAGAGCTACTTTTTTCTTATTTTTTTCTTCTCCAGTTCTTCTATCAATTTTGCTTGGTTCTTTACCAAAATTATAAGCTAATTTTGGTTTTAATAAAACGAGTTCTTTATACCAATCCCCAGTTTCGTCAATTCTTAAAACATAGTCGTAAAAGTCCCTCATTTTTGATGATGGTATCTCTTTCAATTTTTTAGCTAAATCCTCAGCAATCTCAATAACTTCATTTGCATTTTCGCTGTTGATATTTAATATTGTGTCAATTTCTTCATCTGTTAAGATGCATTTCCCAATATTGCTCATAATATCACCTATTTCTTTTTTTCAATTCAACAATTTTAGAAGAAACTTTTAAATCATTGAAATTTAGCTTAATTTTTGAAGAAAACAGTTTCTTAACCTTTTCTTTAACATAATCCTCTAAGAACTCAACGTATTCTCTTTCATCATCTTTGTAATTTCTATGTAAGTAATAAATTACTCTCCAATAGTATGGGAGGTTTATAATTATCTCACCCTCTTTTTTAATTACATTCTCCAACCTCCCTCCAGTTATTTGAGCTATATGTAAGATTCTTTTCTTTTTAGTTCCTTCAATAGCTTCTTCAAATTTTTTCTCTAATTTATCCTCGTTAAATTCTTTTACCAACTCCTTTAATTTTAAAATCTCCTCATTAACCTCACCAAAGTCAATATATCCGTTGTTCATATATGTCATTAACTTATTCCAAAAGTCCTCATTATATTTAATTTCAAAATCCCAATTCATTGAGCAACTAAAGACGGTTAAAGCATTTTTATCTATCTTTTTCTCATTTTCTTCATCCTCATATATTGTATAGTTTTTACCACTCTCCAATTCCTCCTCAGCCATATTTACTGCCTTTTTAAACTCAAACTTTGGATTAACAAAAACTATTCCAGCACTTACTGTTATGTATGGATTGTAGCAAACAAATCTTTTAAAGTCATCTCTAATTCTCTTAGCCAACTCCCAAATAGCATCCCATGCTCCAACAATTAAAGTATCATCCCCTCCTGCATATACTAAATAAATGTTGTCCTTAAACCTGTATTTTTTCCCATTAACTTCAAACTCCTCATTTTTAATCAAATGAGGAATGTAGCCAGTGAAGAAGAGCGTTAGCATAGAACTTAATGTGCTCATTCTTGATATTGTTGCAAAGCTCCCCAAACCATTGGTAAATATCTCCCCTAAGTTATCAACATCCATCTTTAATATTCCGATTTTTCTTGTTCCAGTCCTTTCTTCAGCTTTTTCTGCCAGTTCATCAAAGTCTAATATTCTCTTTTCATTTTCATCTTCATTTATAGGAAATGCAATTCCCCAGATTTTATATGGTATTATTAGCTCTCCAGATTCTTCATGTGGAAGATTATACCTTTCTAAGAAATAATTTTCATCAGAAAAAACACTAAATTTTTCTTCTAATTCCTTTATTGCAGGATTGGTTAAGAAACTAAACTTTTCGTCTATGGATGGGATAGGATATATATCATTAAACTTAATTTCATTATTTATTTGGAAATGCTTTAATATATCAGTTAAAGCTACAAATGAAGCACAGTATTTACAAATTTTGTTTGTTTTATCGATAAAATACTCATCTTCAACAATGTCGATTTCCTTCCTACAAATTACACACCTATCTTCACTCCCCCTATTATATGGCTCAAATAACTCCTCTAATTTAAATTTAAATCTTTTAAGTTTCTTTTCCACTGTCTTTTCAGAGACCTCTTTCCATTTTTTAGTAAAACTGTCTTTTTCTTTCTTTTTAAAGCTATTAGGGGAAATATCAACCTTTGCAATTGTAATATATATCTTAGTTCTAAACATTTCAAACAATTTTTCGTTAATCTCCCTCTCTACCTCTTCCACAAAATTATCATCAACTTTATAGCTCAAAATGTAGAAATGTCCTCCTCCATAGAACAAAATATTTGTAATTGGGAGATTTAATCTTTTACATATATATTTTGCAAAGTATTCGGTTAAAAAGTCCAAATAAAAGCTTCTTCCTTTCAATGACTTTGTTGCATATTTTGTTGTTATTGTAAATACAAAGTCCTGAATTCCAGACAAATCTCCATGAATTAATGAGAATATTGGTTTCTTCCACTCATCTTCTTTATTGTTTAGGAGTTTTTTCAATGCCTCATCATCAATTTGCTCCTTAGCATGTTCATTTTTAATATACATATGGTATAGACAGCAGGCAATTGCACATGTTGTTTTTGAGTGGTCAAATAGTGAAACATCTGGTAGGCCACCTTTTAAACTCCCAGATTTTTTCCATATAGTTACAGAAGGGACACACCAGGTATATTTTTGTATTAGTTGGTAGAGTTCTTCAAATGAGACATTTTCTTTGAACTCATCAATTTTATCCTCAAATTCATTAAATAAATCCTCATATTTTTCGTTTGGATAACGTTTGTCTGTAAATATTGCATCAGACACATTTAGTGGTTTTAGAGAATATTTAAATCCCATATCATAAATTTTGTTTAAAATCTTTTCTTTCTCTTCTTCGCTAATCTCTCCCATCTTAACTTTATCATCTAAGTTCTTAACCACATAAACAGTCTCAAATATTGAAAGTAATTTTTGTTCTTTAGTTATTAAAATCTCATCAAAATCTCCTTTTGGTTCTTTTCTTTCCCCACTACTTAACCAGTCAGCCAATCTAACAATCCCAACCAAATCGGTTTTTATACTGCTGTTATGGTGTTCTTTAACAATTTCCAATATTTTATTTTTTGTCTTTTTATCTAAGTCACTTAAAAATCCTTCTTCAAACTTCCTTTTTAAAAATTCATAACTAAATTCTTCATGTTTTTTAGATTTTGGCTTATCACTGGATCTTTGAACAAATTTTCCAATGTCATGCAGTAATGCTCCTATTTTCAAAGCTTCATACTCCTTATTATTACTCATTAACATCCCCTTGTAGTTTATATTATTAAACTAATTTATTAAGTGTAATTTTATTTAATACTTTCTAAATCTACAATGTTCGAATTCTCTAATGGTAATTATTTTCCTACCTTCATTTATATCCTTTACTATTCGTTTTGTAGTTGAGTAAATTGGGATTAGGTTGTTATCAATAGCCCACTTAACCATAATAAAGGTAGCCCCAAAATCCCCCTGAATTAAAACATAATCATTAGGTTTTGCATTTTCTTTCAAAAAGTCTTTTATTGGTTTTAAATAATCACTAAGATTTTCAAGTTCTGGAGAGATGTTAGACCATAATTCTTGAAGTTCTTTAGGTAAGTAAATAAATTCATCTACTTTCAAATTTTTCCTTGCGTCTTCAATCTGCTTATCTGTGAGCTTATGGGAGAATAATAAAAACATTATTAGACATAATCTCACCAGTTATTACTATAATATCTCTTATATTCTATTTTTATTATATTTAGAGGAATTTCTTCAACGATTTTTAATAAATCTTTATTTAGCTCTTCTATTATATTTTTTGAAGCACTTAAAACGTCATCTGAAACTTGATTGAACCTATTTGAATATATTTTAAAGTAATTTTTGTTTATTTCTTGCAATATGAGATTTTTTGAACATAGTTTTCTATTTAGTAGAATCCATCTGAATATGTCAGCATTTTCTCTATTTTCAATTCCATATAACTTTGAAAGTTTAAATTTTGCATAATGTGAAACTGCATTTTGTAGTGCTAAACCATCTAACAATTCCTCATCCTTTACATTCTTTAACAAATTAAAAGATTCTTCCAATTCTTCAATATTGTTTATTCTTTTATGGAAAATATCAATGATTTCTTTTAATTTTTCACTATTGCATTTATTATTCCTATTTAGAAGATATTTACTGATGAAATTCCAATATATTTCATTATTTTCAAAATTATACGCTTTAATAATCTTATTAATTATTTGAATATTCAATATATCTTTTAGCAATTTAATGAGTTTTTCACTATTTTCAGGATTATTTTTGATTTCAGATTTCAATTCTTCAATAATTTCATCAAAATTTGGTAATTCTATGTTTCTCAACAGATTTGTAACCATTTTTAAATCTTCTTTAGGATTGAATTCACTACCTTTTTTGCTAACATCTGCATGGGCTATCTTATTTCTAATATCCCTTAACTTTTGATGAATATCTTTAATATTTTTGTAAGAAGAATCTTTTAAGCAATAAATCATTCCTTTCATAACTTCTCTGTTTTTGTAAATAGGAGGGAGGTTGTAAAACTCACATAATCTCCAAAATATTGAATCCGTTAAGCAGAGATATCCAGAGCTGTATTTCTTATTATCAAAATTCCATTTTGCCATTGATATCAGAAACTCGAAATCGGATTTTGAATCACTAAATTTATTAACGAATTTATGAAGCTCTGAAATAAAGTATTTTAAAAATCTTCCATTATCTGGACAACCGTTTAATAGAGATTTCAATTCTTCTATTTCTTCTCTCAATTCTTTTAGGTAATTTGCATCAATATACTTAGAGATTTTCTGAAGTTTTTCAGAAATTTCTTTATTTTCTTTCTCTAAAAGTTTTGAAATTAAATAACCGTTTCCATAGGTTGTAAATTCATACATCCCTTTAATCCACTCCGATATTTCAAATATTGGGCTCAAATCAACTACGGGAGCATATCCCAATTCTCCAATTACGGTATCCACCATTCCATAATAAATGCCTTTGAGTTTTACATTCTTAAAGTATTTTATAAATTCTAACATAATATACATGAAAAGGGGGATAGACCTAAATGAGTGGGTGATGTCTAAATAAATTTCATCTCCATTATTAATTTCTTCAATTATTCCCATAAAGATGTCAAAATTCTCCCAAATCTCATCTTTATTAATCCCATACTTGATAATTTTGCATTTTGAACCGCCTGTGGCATTAGGATTAATCTTTTTCAAATACTTGTCAATAACTTCCTCAACCTTCTTTAATTCTTCCTCAGATAGTTCATGGTTTTTACAATTTGACTTATCTATTTTCTCTTTAATCTTAATTTTGTAGTCTTCATCAAACTCATCAACTTCTTTGGCATAGTATTCATACAACTCCTCCCACATTGATTTAGAAGTCCCAACAACGATAACTTTATCAACCTTTAATTTTTTAGTTAAAACAGAGATAATAAATGGGCTACTAATAGGTTCTTTATCTCCTTCAAATTTATAATTTGCCTGCCTATACTCTCTTTTTGGGGAATTTTTGTCTATAACTCCAACACCTAATGGAGCTATTAGCACCTTTGCCATCGCTCCCACCTAATCATCTAAAAGTAAGTAGAACCTTAAACATAGCAATAAAGTAATATATAAACTTTTTGTTACTTTATAAAAATAAACTAAGGTAAAAATGGTGATAATTTATGTATATCCTAAAAGTAGCCTATGATGGAAGATATTCCTTCCAACGAAACTTTTAGTAAAAGTTTCATCAAAACGGATGCATCACCTCGCTTCGCTCGGTGATTAGATGAAATCCTTCGGATTTCATTACTCGCCTTCGCTTCGCTCGGCGATGCCTCTTAGAGAGGTGGGATTATGCACATATTAAAAATCGCATATGATGGAAGATACTCTTTCCAACAACAACCACATAAAGAGACAGTTTGTGATATTTTGTTAGATACCTTAGAAGAAATTGGGATTTTAGCTAAAAAGAAGATAATTTACAGTGGAGGGAGAACAGATAAAGGAGTCTCTGCCTTAGGAAACTTTATTGTTGTAGAGCTAAAAAAAGAACCAATACTCTCATACATAAATGCAAAGTTAAAAGATAAAGGCATCTGGGTTTTAGGATATAAAGAAATTGATGAGATCCCAAAAGTAAAATACAGACATTATAGGTATATACTTCCAAATATCAACTATAACACAGAGGCAATAAAAGAAGGAGCAAAAAAGATGATTGGAACTCATTCCTTCCACAATCTATCAAAAAGAGATAGGTCAAAAGAAAAAAGTCCAATAAGAACAATTTATGATATAAAAATATCTGAGAATGATTTTTATTTGACAATAGATATTATTGGAGAGAGTTTCTTATGGAATATGGTTAGAAAAATAGTTGGAGCTTTAGATTTAGTAGGAAGAGGAAAAAAGCCAGTTGAATGGATTGATAAATTGTTAGATGAAAATTATAGAGAAGGAGTTCCTACATTTCCACCGGATGGATTGATATTGGTTGAGGCAAAGGTTGATATTGATTATATATATGATAGCTACTCAATAAGAAAATTTAGAGAGTATTGGGAAGAGTTCTTTAAATTGCATGTTATGAAATTGGGTATTGCCAAAACAGTTTTAGATTATACAAAATAGATATATAATTTAACTTTAAGTGTACCCCGGGGGAGCAAAGGGGACTCACAGCTTGCCGGGCTGTTGCTCATCCCCCGCGGTTTCCCGGGGCATATTTTTATATTTTATAAAAGCTTATAGAATAAAATATTCATTAACTCAAATTTAAATTTTTTGCTGAATAGCTATTATAGGATGAGAGAATGAAAAAATATATTGTGAGTATTGGAGTAGATATCTCAGATAATGATGTAAAAACTAATCCTAAAGTTAATGAATTGGTTAATAAAGAAGTTAAGGAAAGATTATCCAAATTAGGAATAAAAGCATGTATCTCAAATATAACCGGTGATGATATAGTTATAACATCCTTTGTTACGGAAGATTTGATTGAGGAAAATAATAAAATAATTTTTGAGATTTTAAATAAATATGCTGAGGGTTTTGATGATTTAAAAGGCATTTCTAAAGAAAAAGATAAAGCTGGAGAAGGTTTATCATATGCAATTGCTGAAGCGGCATCAGAATATGGTGATGCTATAATAGTAGCTTTCGACACCTACGGTGGAGAGAGTTTTGTAGATGAAATAGCTTTATTTGTAAAGGAAATTGGGGAAAAGTTTGGATACGATGTTGGATGTTCTGTTTCTAATGAAGCTGTTAAAATTCCTGGAGTTGGATATACTGGAGCTGAAAGTGATGACCCAGTAGTTATTATAACAGTTGAGGAGCTTGAAGATATCCAAAAATTAGCTGGACTTATTTATGGTGGTTTGCTGAGTTTTGATAAATTGTATTTTGTTAAAAATGGTGAAGGGGCTAATATAATCCCACCTGGAGTGATATATACAATGTCGGCATTTTTAAATGGGAATGTGATTGATTTATATGAGGGAATTAGAAGGAGAATAAAATTTTAATGTGAGAGTATGGACTTCCAATATTTTATATTGGCATTTACATCAATATTCTCAATTCTGAACCCATTTGGTGCTGTTCCTGTATTTATAACATTAACTGAATCGTATCCAAGAAAAGAGAGAGATTTAGTAGCAAGGAAAACAGTTATTTATACATTGGCTATACT is from Methanocaldococcus bathoardescens and encodes:
- the csm4 gene encoding type III-A CRISPR-associated RAMP protein Csm4, which produces MKMVVLKPKINSKFHFGEGSLERNSQIFHSNSLFSAIVNNYVKLYGKENLERDIEKIKNIRLSSLLYKIDDIYLIPKPEHPKFYKLKENSGIKPKDIKKIQFFSIKAYRELLDGELKWEEGIKHIIDYRTINKKIVISKKEIKKIKKIFNIKVNKLKNAKISLISRQIEQKIAMDRLKDITLEKDDRGQLYNVEFMKLNENVEFYFLIDYNITKDGKKVKDEKELSDEDKKFIKRLEASIKLIEDEGLGGKRSIGAGFFEKVEIVDLPKDFAEILKDDSKYNNLEYKMLLGVGIPNKEDIKNIEYYKLIEIGGYIYSLEYLTKPKRNILALTEGSIVKNNFIGWVEDLSPTTPDKLNHKVYAHGKPILIPFEG
- the csm3 gene encoding type III-A CRISPR-associated RAMP protein Csm3, with translation MENLTLKGKVILEGVIELKTGMHIGGTKETLKIGGTDNPVIRDAFGNILIPGSSLKGKIRALLEKKDGKYVKDKGGYLPCNCGNIDCEICLLFGPHDSQNIKEPVRIMVRDAYLQLKDEKKPHDYLEIKPENIIDRIKGTAQHPRFIERVVAGSEFKFEVVFNIYKESDINLIKKFIEGMKLLEDDYLGGSGSRGYGKIKFKNLKLICKPKEYYEGNAEKKKESNIIDGLDDSKIISELENVWKAINFNQ
- the csm2 gene encoding type III-A CRISPR-associated protein Csm2, which encodes MSNIGKCILTDEEIDTILNINSENANEVIEIAEDLAKKLKEIPSSKMRDFYDYVLRIDETGDWYKELVLLKPKLAYNFGKEPSKIDRRTGEEKNKKKVALGILTGTFSKIIDEINNDKDKFKNFKTFFEALVAYHKIHAE
- the cas10 gene encoding type III-A CRISPR-associated protein Cas10/Csm1, with protein sequence MSNNKEYEALKIGALLHDIGKFVQRSSDKPKSKKHEEFSYEFLKRKFEEGFLSDLDKKTKNKILEIVKEHHNSSIKTDLVGIVRLADWLSSGERKEPKGDFDEILITKEQKLLSIFETVYVVKNLDDKVKMGEISEEEKEKILNKIYDMGFKYSLKPLNVSDAIFTDKRYPNEKYEDLFNEFEDKIDEFKENVSFEELYQLIQKYTWCVPSVTIWKKSGSLKGGLPDVSLFDHSKTTCAIACCLYHMYIKNEHAKEQIDDEALKKLLNNKEDEWKKPIFSLIHGDLSGIQDFVFTITTKYATKSLKGRSFYLDFLTEYFAKYICKRLNLPITNILFYGGGHFYILSYKVDDNFVEEVEREINEKLFEMFRTKIYITIAKVDISPNSFKKKEKDSFTKKWKEVSEKTVEKKLKRFKFKLEELFEPYNRGSEDRCVICRKEIDIVEDEYFIDKTNKICKYCASFVALTDILKHFQINNEIKFNDIYPIPSIDEKFSFLTNPAIKELEEKFSVFSDENYFLERYNLPHEESGELIIPYKIWGIAFPINEDENEKRILDFDELAEKAEERTGTRKIGILKMDVDNLGEIFTNGLGSFATISRMSTLSSMLTLFFTGYIPHLIKNEEFEVNGKKYRFKDNIYLVYAGGDDTLIVGAWDAIWELAKRIRDDFKRFVCYNPYITVSAGIVFVNPKFEFKKAVNMAEEELESGKNYTIYEDEENEKKIDKNALTVFSCSMNWDFEIKYNEDFWNKLMTYMNNGYIDFGEVNEEILKLKELVKEFNEDKLEKKFEEAIEGTKKKRILHIAQITGGRLENVIKKEGEIIINLPYYWRVIYYLHRNYKDDEREYVEFLEDYVKEKVKKLFSSKIKLNFNDLKVSSKIVELKKRNR
- the csx20 gene encoding CRISPR-associated protein Csx20, whose amino-acid sequence is MFLLFSHKLTDKQIEDARKNLKVDEFIYLPKELQELWSNISPELENLSDYLKPIKDFLKENAKPNDYVLIQGDFGATFIMVKWAIDNNLIPIYSTTKRIVKDINEGRKIITIREFEHCRFRKY
- the csx2 gene encoding TIGR02221 family CRISPR-associated protein, producing MAKVLIAPLGVGVIDKNSPKREYRQANYKFEGDKEPISSPFIISVLTKKLKVDKVIVVGTSKSMWEELYEYYAKEVDEFDEDYKIKIKEKIDKSNCKNHELSEEELKKVEEVIDKYLKKINPNATGGSKCKIIKYGINKDEIWENFDIFMGIIEEINNGDEIYLDITHSFRSIPLFMYIMLEFIKYFKNVKLKGIYYGMVDTVIGELGYAPVVDLSPIFEISEWIKGMYEFTTYGNGYLISKLLEKENKEISEKLQKISKYIDANYLKELREEIEELKSLLNGCPDNGRFLKYFISELHKFVNKFSDSKSDFEFLISMAKWNFDNKKYSSGYLCLTDSIFWRLCEFYNLPPIYKNREVMKGMIYCLKDSSYKNIKDIHQKLRDIRNKIAHADVSKKGSEFNPKEDLKMVTNLLRNIELPNFDEIIEELKSEIKNNPENSEKLIKLLKDILNIQIINKIIKAYNFENNEIYWNFISKYLLNRNNKCNSEKLKEIIDIFHKRINNIEELEESFNLLKNVKDEELLDGLALQNAVSHYAKFKLSKLYGIENRENADIFRWILLNRKLCSKNLILQEINKNYFKIYSNRFNQVSDDVLSASKNIIEELNKDLLKIVEEIPLNIIKIEYKRYYSNNW
- the truA gene encoding tRNA pseudouridine(38-40) synthase TruA, whose product is MHILKIAYDGRYSFQQQPHKETVCDILLDTLEEIGILAKKKIIYSGGRTDKGVSALGNFIVVELKKEPILSYINAKLKDKGIWVLGYKEIDEIPKVKYRHYRYILPNINYNTEAIKEGAKKMIGTHSFHNLSKRDRSKEKSPIRTIYDIKISENDFYLTIDIIGESFLWNMVRKIVGALDLVGRGKKPVEWIDKLLDENYREGVPTFPPDGLILVEAKVDIDYIYDSYSIRKFREYWEEFFKLHVMKLGIAKTVLDYTK